The Glycine max cultivar Williams 82 chromosome 3, Glycine_max_v4.0, whole genome shotgun sequence sequence TATTTCTTCAAATTTGTATGtgtaaaattatatcaaaactTTTAGTATACAAATTTAACTAGCATCAATATTATACgcgtttataatattttcttattatctatATCATTACgatgttttatatataaaaaaaataaaaagataaatatatattcataatttttttcatctctgataaataaaattattagtagGAAGATGATATAAAACTATGAAAACTAATAACAACTAATCGATCCATGTTAATTGAATGACAAATTATATGAGAGATTTACAAATATAATGTTGAGCGTAAAAATGATACAACTATActtaatgtctttttttttgcaCCCTAGGTATCCAGAATCTAAACCCAAAGACTAATCATTCGAAATATGAAGATTAATTCCAggaaaaaatcattataatgaTAAGGACCATGGTGATATTAAACAatctttatgataaataattaaatgttattaatttttgtttttgtaaattaaaaattaatttgattatttatcacATAAAAATTGATTATGACCATATACACGTAGTAGTGGTATGAAactgtatatttaatttttttttagtatttgaaGAGTTGAACTCTTCTAATAGATATGTTCTTCTAACGGaggttgattaaaaaaattgaacatttaACACAGTACTTGAGAGACAAAATATCTGTCAAATAACTCGATGTCACGCCAAGATTTTAAATTGTAGTTCGTAACCACAATTATTGTAGCAGCAACATAAAGGTTTTTGGAGTCACTGCATTCACATAACGATTGCATTTTGCTGGAATTTTCGGTAACGACGAGCATCATGAGGAGATGGCAACTCGCAATTTAGAACCATGTGTCACACACACCATATAGGTTTAATGATCATTTTGCTGCAAAGAAGCCGGCACTCTCCCAGCATTGTGGAAGTTATTAAACCTGAGAATTTAAGTAGAATTTCATATACTTGACACATAGACTTTAACTGATGGATTCCTACAAgtctattttatataaaaataataataaaatatctataaataatatactattaaatattttaatataataaaataaaataataaatcataaagttcagaatatttaaataatcaaatttagtAATAATACATTATTATTCGATAATAATTTGTAGAGGttataataatgttaaataatttttgtttgtttaatgttattagaaaacaagaatttgataatataaagataaattttatatttgagaataACATACTAAATGAAGGTATATTGAATACTAAATatacaaaacataataaaaaaataacttacattttgatttaatttttttaatttattaactagTTGGCTAAGTGATAAACTCAAGAGTCTACCAATAAACTCATAAACTCAGGAGAATTAACGAATTAACTCCAGAGGTTGATAATCATGATTTGCAGTACTATAGAGAAAATGGGAAACTATGGAGGCACAAGGCTGCGCCACAATGTTCTTCCACGCATCATTCGCTTCCTGGCCACGTTTCTGAAACACGGGAGTGGCACAAACACGGTGAATCTTCCACCCCTTAACACTCCTCAACCTGTGAATCCTCCCAATCTGCTTGCATGCTAGGTGGCACGTGTTCCTCTTCACATCCCTCACCGCATCCTGCAACAAACTCACCCTCGTCTCGTTGCTCGAAAACGCTTCCCTTCGAAAATAGGCATCAAATTCCGGCACCCCAATTGCCTTTCTTATCCCCTTCGAGTAATCCCCGTTGGGACTGAAAAAGGGTCTCAACTCGTTCACCATTCCGCCACCAAGCATGTGATCCACGCGCTGCGCAACGTAGGAGTGAAGCACGGACGTGGAAACATCAACCCAGAGACAACACCAATCGTAACGTGGCCCGAACTTGTCGACCAAGGCTTCAATGTATGAGTTGGAGCCTCCCACGATTATTGGAACCTTCTCGCGGTGAGTGATGGATTCAATGGCGTGTGATGCCATGTGGCAGAAGTCGGAGGCTGTGAACTCTGTGTTTGGGTTCTGTGTCCCCAGCAAGTGGTGTGGGACCCCACGTTGTTCTTCTTTTGTTGCTTTGTTTGTGACAACGTCCAAGCCTGAGTAGACTTGTATTTTGTCGGAGTTTATTATTTCTGATGGAAAACATGTGGCTAGGTCGATCGACAACCTTGTTTTGCCGCTTCCGGTTGCTCCCATCACCAACACTACCTTCTCTTTTGGCCTTATTATCTGGTTTTGGCCACTAATGGAAGAATTAGAAGGAACGTTTTTCAGTGGTTGTGTTGGCCTACACATCACTCTTGACATGGTCATAGTCATCTAATTAAAGGGGTAAGAAAATCAACTGAGAGTGAGGAAATTGAGAATCGATGGGAATAAAGGGGATTGAGTTGAGAAAGTATCACGTATGTTCAAGTTTTTGAAAGGAACTTAGAATTAGAACAGTATTTATATAGCCAAGGGCATGCCGAAAGTGTTGGAAATAaggctttttatgtttaggaaaagtgtttaggaatattggagactttgaatagaaacttgataggaaggagaattctttatggaggagagaattttgtatttttgcttgatacaaatgtgtaggattacatctctatttatactactctaaggagaactctagacacactaattttagagagttctcaactctagagatccaaagagtattctagagaatattaaaattataagaaatatctagacactccaaacactacacgaattctctagaaacatgacccataattacttaagcccaaaataactaagtccaaggaaccaaataattaatttgggcccaaatcaagtttatatttcaacatccccccttaaacttgatttgtgactcCAAGCATACTCCTTAGCTTCACGAAAGTTTCCAACTTAAGTGGCTTTGTGAAAATGTCGGCAGCTTGATCTTGAGACATCACATACTTCAACTTTACCTCCTTCTTCTCAATGCATTCTCTTATGAAGTGGTAACGGGTGTCGATATGCTTACTTCTTTCATGAAAGACTGGATTCTTTGCCAAAGCGAGTGCTGATTTATTGTCAACACATATTTCCATAGGTTCTTCTTGTGACATTTTTAActctttcaacaag is a genomic window containing:
- the LOC100799520 gene encoding adenylate isopentenyltransferase 3, chloroplastic; this encodes MTMTMSRVMCRPTQPLKNVPSNSSISGQNQIIRPKEKVVLVMGATGSGKTRLSIDLATCFPSEIINSDKIQVYSGLDVVTNKATKEEQRGVPHHLLGTQNPNTEFTASDFCHMASHAIESITHREKVPIIVGGSNSYIEALVDKFGPRYDWCCLWVDVSTSVLHSYVAQRVDHMLGGGMVNELRPFFSPNGDYSKGIRKAIGVPEFDAYFRREAFSSNETRVSLLQDAVRDVKRNTCHLACKQIGRIHRLRSVKGWKIHRVCATPVFQKRGQEANDAWKNIVAQPCASIVSHFLYSTANHDYQPLELIR